CAACAAGGCATCACCCAAATCCAGGGCCAGCCCTGCCGGCCAGAGGGACACCTGCTCCTTAGAAGCCCGAGGGCCGGAGGTGGCTGTCCCCTGCAGATCATGGCTGTCACCACATCAGCCGTCTCATCCCTGTGGAGGTGCATCTTGACACGCGTTCACACAGACCCATGCCCAATCACGCCAGGGGCTCAGCGGCACAGAGGACCCCCGGGGCCCTCTGCCCacatccccctccccaccccacatcATGGACCCAGCCTAGCTTCTGTCCAGGGACCTCCCGCCTGCCCCCGTCCTTCCTCCTGGGCCTCTCGGGGCCCCACGAGTCCCCCAGCAGAGAGGGCGTGCTCCTGCCACAGGGCCTCTGAGGCAGGGCGCAGCCTGCATGGCGTTCCCAGGGCCATCTCCCTGGCCCATGGCCCTCAGCGGCCAAGCACAGCCTGGCCTGCTGTGTCCTTCCTGCCCCCATGGTTGTGGGCCTTGGGGGCTCCGAGGCAGAATTTGCTTCGTCCACTGCCCTGTCCCTGTGGCCTAGGATGAAGGCTCACACCAGCCGATGCTCAACAAATATCACTTGAGAGGGGCCAGGGTGGCCCAGGGAGAAGGATGTAATGCTGGCCTCTGTGTTCACTCTCAAAGGGAGAGTGAGGCAGCCTCGCCCTCcacagagagaggccagggcagggccagcACCCGGCTCCAGTTCTGACTCCTGTAGGGTATCTCAGTCCCTTTCAAGCAGCCAGACCTAAGACGGAGAAGACAATTCAAGAGATGCCCCTTTGACACTTCCTTATCACGAAACACTGGAACTCACTGACAGACACAGGCGGTCCTGGGACACACACAGGCCACGCGCACATCTGCAGGAGCctgtcctcctctgcctcccccagCATCCTCTGCCTGCCCTGCGGGAGGCCCTTCTCTGAGACAGCCACCTCCCAACACCCATCCAGCCTCACATGAGAAAGACCTCTCTCTGGTGTCCTGCTTTCCTTCCCGACTTGGGCTCCAGGACAGGGAGCGGGGGAGGCCAGCCAAGGTGGGGCATGGGCTTGTTCACTTGCAGAGTGACTGTGACTCTGCCACCCTGGCCAGGATCAGCCACCCCTACGCCCGGTGCAGGAGAGCCTTCTGACTAGCACTGCTCTGCTCTTCCATGGGAGACGGCGGTGACAGCTGGTCCACAGTGACCAGGTCATCTGCCATGTGGCCCAAGCTGCTCTGGGAGTCGTTGGGGGGTCCAGTGCCTCAAAGGGCCAGCTTGGAGTCTGTCTCCTCTCAATCCCCGTCCCCCTACACACCTGGCAAGGAAGGGCGCTGAGCCAGCGTGGCAGACCTCCTGGACTTGTCAGGTGCCAGCTCCATGTAGGAGTGATGGGGGGTCTCACGGCTGGAGCTCAGTGTGTAGGGACAAGCCTGGCCCTGCCCAGGGGAGCGGCACCCGTGAGCAGCGAGTGTGAGTGGGTGAGCTGGAGGGAGCAAGAAGGGAGGGAATGACTGAAGGAGTTAGTGGATGGGTGAgagaatgaatgagtggatgagtTGGTGGACGGTGAGTGAAGGGATTAACGGATGGGTGAGTGAGGGGATGAACAGGTGAGGGGAttagtgaatgggtgagtgagggAATGGACAGGTGAGGGGAttagtgaatgggtgagtgagggAATGGACAGGTGAGGGGAttagtgaatgggtgagtgagggAATGAACAGGTGAGTGAGggaatgaatgggtgagtgagggAATGGACAGGTGAGGGGAttagtgaatgggtgagtgagggAATGGACAGGTGAGGGGAttagtgaatgggtgagtgagggAATGGACAGGTGAGGGGAttagtgaatgggtgagtgagggAATGAACAGGTGAGGGGAttagtgaatgggtgagtgagggGATGAACAGGTGAGGGGAttagtgaatgggtgagtgagggAATGAACAGGTGAGGGGATGAATGAACGGGTGAGTGAGGGAATGAACAGGTGAGTGAGggaatgaatgggtgagtgagggAATGAACAGGTGAGTGAGggaatgaatgggtgagtgagggaatgaatgggtgagtgagggAATGAACAGGTGAGTGGAttagtgaatgggtgagtgagggAATGAACAGGTGAGGGGAttagtgaatgggtgagtgagggAATGAACAGGTGAGGGGAttagtgaatgggtgagtgagggAATGAACAGGTGAGGGGAttagtgaatgggtgagtgagggAATGGACAGGTGAGTGGAttagtgaatgggtgagtgagggAATGGACAGGTGAGGGAATTAGTGGGTGAATGGGTGAGTCcatggggggagagggagggagggaagaccCAGTCTGAGGAAGAGGAGCCCGGGAGGGCATGTCCCTGTGGCTGTGGCAGAAGCCTGGCTGGCAGTGTGTGCAGAGCAGTGGGGGTCGGGGCTCCAGGCCTGGGGTCTGCGCTTCTCTGCCTCTCCCCCACATGCGGGCGAGCCATCCCACGCCCTCTGGATGGCAGCACTGGTCACCCAGGGTTGGCCCCTGCCCACCTGGCCACACTGTGGGACCGAGTCCTGCAGGGCTGGGCCCCTCCCACCTCAGCTAGCAGAGCCCGACTGACTGTGGCAGGGGTAAGTGCTGCGCCTGGGGACCAGGGCCCTCCCAGCAGAGTCACTGTGGACCAGAGCCCAGGCGGGGCCCAGCCGGGTTTCCAGCACCTGTGCTTCTAAGACGTGACGGAAGAGAACTTCAGCCTCGGTCCCCCAGTTCGGTGGCAGTGGCTCTCGGGCCAGGCCGGCCAGCGTGGAGGTCTCTGCCCGGGGTGGGGCGCCTCACCACGGGGACTGGCCTGCCTCGCCCAGGCCTCCAGTGTTTTTGAGCTCAGGTTGGATTTTTCTGCTGTGGGATATTTTCTCCTAGGTGAGTTGGTGAATGGGTGAGAatgttttctgtgtgtgttttttgtttttgagtaccagggatgAAACtcgggtgcttgaccactgagccagattccatccctgttttgcattttgttagagtcagggtctcattgagttgctgagcgcctcacttttgctgaggctggctttgacttgaaatcctcttgcctcagcctccaaagctgctgggatcacaggcgtgtgacACTGCATCCAGCTATAGGTGTTGGGTGTTCAGCATCCAACTGCCAGGCACTCTGTGGTTTGAGTGCGAGGGCTGACCTGGGGGTGGAGCCAGCACTGACGGGAGGCCCCTCCCCTGGTTCTCCCCAGCTAGAGAAGAAGCAGGCCCTGCCTCCCTTCCAGCCGCAGATCACCGATGACTACGGCCTGGACAATTTTGACACGCAGTTCACCAGCGAGCCCGTGCAGCTGACCCCAGATGATGAGTAAGTGCTGGGGCAGCCCAGGGGTCAGGACGCCCTCCTGGGTGCAGAGTCGAGGTGCAGGACACCAGCTGCTTCCAGTTCGGCTCCCTCCCGGCCTCCCTCTCTACCAGGGGTCTGGCAAGGGGGTCTCCGCagaacccaggggagcaggcACCCGGCCCCCACCCACCCCTTCTCTGTGTCTCCAGGGACGTCATAAAGAGGATCGACCAGTCTGAGTTCGAAGGCTTCGAGTACATCAACCCGCTTCTGCTGTCCACCGAGGAGTCCGTGTGAGGCCTCGTCCATCTCTGCCGTGGACATACCTGTGAATGACCCCGTGACCTCATCCTTCACCACAGCATATGCATGCCAGGCTGGGCACGAGGCTCTGGGCAGCCAGGGAGGGACGCTGGCCCGAGACTGTGGAGGGAGACATCCCCTCAGGCGGGCGCCTCTGGGCAGAGCAGCCTCTTGCATCTGGGCCTGGAGAGGCCGGCTTCGTGCTGGGGAATGGCTTCTTGGACCTGTGCGGTGGGCCACCGCGGCGCCACCCCGGCGGAGACTGGCCATCTCGAAGGTGCACCTTTTCCACAGAAGCAGGACTCGAGGCACTGACGTGCTCCTCCAGGAGTTAGTGTTGTGTCCTGAGGAATAAAGTGTCCCGGTGGTGGCCAGCGTCCCTCTGATGCCTTTTTTCCGAGTGGCACCTGCAGATGCAGCCCAGATGTGAGGAGGAGCCGAGCTTGGGAGCAGTCGGGATGTGGGTGGGGGACGGGGTCCAAGTGCCTGCAGGGGTACACTGCACAAGGAACCTTTGCCGATTCGGAACGTTTTCTAGATCCCGGTAAGTTCCTGACGTGACAGTTACAAGCATTCCCCCACCACGCGCATGACCAGCCGCGGCAGTGGGCTGGTCCTGATGCCCTGGCCAGAGCGGCAGAGCTGACCTGCCCGCTCCATGGACCCGGTGGGGAAGTTGGGATCCCAGAGATGCTGAGACGCCGCTCACCAAAGCACCAGTagaccaaaaaaaggaaaaataaaatctgaaaacgAAACCTGCACAAAATGTGTCTGAAGACGCTGGCCAGTGCCTCCGGGATTCTTGTGTTCGGTGTCAGAGTTTTTGGAAAATTATCAGTCACCTGATACTCTGAGATTTAAAAAGCGATGTGAGGGCCCTGGCCTTACGGTCAGCAGTGCTGCATGGCCAGGTCAGGGCTGCTTCCAAGGTTTCTAGAAAGAGGTGAGCCAAGTCCTTAGCCCCTCGGTGGGCCAGCCACCTCTTAAGCCCCCCAGCCACTGGGCAGTGTGTGGGAGGCCTGGCTGCAGTGGCCAGGGGGCTCTGGGCCCCAAGAGCTATCCTGGCGTGCCTGGGGGACATCGCCATACAGCCCTCTGGCTCCCCACAAGGCCGTGTGGAGGCCAGTCTCACCCCGGGGGCCTCCCAAGGTGGTCATGTGAGAAACCATCACAAGTGCAAGGCGCAGCAGAGACCTGGGTAGACTCGTCCTGCCTGACACACTCGGGTTCCTGAGGCCCCTGCAGCAGCTGGCCCTGAACAGGTCACAGTTTCACACTGGGTCCGGGTGCTGGACAGGCAGGCGGAGGGCTGCCCTGGTGCGTCCGGAGACCCCACCCCAGCTGGGGCTCCCGGGTGGCCCTGTTGCACTCCCAGCCTCAGCCAGTGAGACCCCCCTCCAGGGACAGAGGCCCAGGCCACCTGTGGGCCCCAGGAGAGCTCCAGCCCCCCGGGGTACGGCGGCCCCCGAGCCCTGGTCTGAGGGCCATGCAGTCCACCTGTCCGGGGGCAGCCACCTCGGGGAGCCCCTCGCCCCTGGCTTGCCTGGTTCAGGGTGTCCACTCCGACACGGCCATGCTGCCCATCGTGCCAGGGCCAGCGCAGCTGCTGGCAGACAGGTGTCGGTGAGACTGGGCTCGCAGGAGCGGGCGTCTTTATAGGTaggaatttgttttataaattaaagaaagtGAGAGACGTATCGAAGCTTGGCTTGGGAAAGCCTCTCCTTCGAACAGTCCAGACAGGAGCACGGCTTTTGGAAATTGTTCATGACATCTGGTGCCTTGGTGATGGGGAAGCGTCCCGCACGCCTGGGCAGAGCCTGCGTGCCAGCTCTGCCGCAGACGCCGTCCTTGCCCGCACGGCCACGGCGTCGTGCTCCTGTGCATCTATTAAAGACTGAAGGAAGCGCTGTCTCGTGGTTGCTCGTGTGCGAGGCCCCTCTGGGAAGCGGGTGGGCTCTCCTCAGGCGGACTGTTTCCTAGAGCAGTTCTGGTTCACAGCCCCGTTGAGCAGAGGGTCCGGTGCCCTGTGTCCCCTCACGCACACGCGTGGCTTCACCCTCGTGATCGGGCCGGTGGGCCGCACCCTCCCCCAGTCCACACGGCGTCTTGGCTGGGCCAAGCTGAGGCCTTCCCTGGGTTTGGACAGGGCACAGCACCTGCCAGCCCTGGAACCCCAGGCTCCGCCCGTgtccctccccgcccctccccaccAGGTACTGGGACAGGGCAGCAGGGCAGTGCCTGCGTGAGGAGGGCTGGACTCCGGGAAGCTGTGCCCTGGAGGCTGTCCACCTGGCAGGAAGGCCCAGAAGGCTGTCTCCTGCCCTGCACACCACCCAGTCCAGTCGCCGAGGGCCCAGCAGATAAGGACCGGAGGACGCCACTGTGCCTCTACTGCCTGGGCTGCCCTCTCCCCTGGCCAGACACAGccctgggaccccagctcctgccAGAGGCTCCCCCTCAGGACAGTGCCTCGGGCTCCGTGTCCCGCTCTGGGGCCCTGAGCCTGGACCCAATGCCTGCCCTGGCCCGAGGACAGAGCCAATCCCCACCTTCCCGAGAGTCCACCCCGGCTCCCAGGCTTGCTCTGCAGAACCCCAACACAGCGGCCCTTCGGCAGGCTCCCGAGTGCCCCAGGATGCAGCCTGGCCTACCCTTGGCCCTGAGCTGCCCGCTCCCTGCAGGTGCCTTCAAAGCTTGTTCAaagccatttttttaaaggaaatttaatttCTGGATGTCACCCTGGGTTTCATGTCCTGCTCGTCCCACCGGACCCTGTGCCTTGCTGAGCACCAAAACCTGGCTCCTCAGAACCCCTGGGCCAGGCCCCGGGAGAAAGCGGCCCAATCCCCTGAAGGAATGTCGCTGGTAAGCCAGCGCAGTGGCCACACCTGTCCCCCAGCAAGTCAGAGGCTGAGGCTTGAGGACCCAAGCCCCAGGCCCCCTcggcaactcagcgagaccctgtctcacagtaAAGAAAGGGCTGGGCGTGGCTCGGTGGTAGATCCACGTATCAAAAACCAGGAGCACGCCTGTCCCTGCTGGGGGACCTCTGACCCTCAGCCAGGAGGCCATCACCTCTCCTGCCCTCCGGGGAGCTCTCTGACCCGGAGACATCATGGCCCCCTGCTCACACATAACACCCAGGGCAAGGACCTCAACCCGTGAAGCCGGGCTGTGACGGCCACCTTGGTGCACCACACCTGCCTGTGGAGGCGAGCACACCAGGGGGTCAACAGTGTGGCTGTGTGCTCTGGTCTGGATGCGAGGGGCCTCCAAAGCTCCTGGGTTAATGCGGGAACATCCAGGGGTAAGGTGGCTGGACAGAGCTACAGCCTGACTGTCCACCCTGTGAGAATGGGCTGCCTGGTGGGAGCTGGGGCTGCCCCGGGCAGTGTCTCCCCTGCagctctcccctctccctccggGATGCCCTCTCTGGAGCGGGGTCCTGccccatgcccttccaccacgGCACGCTGCCTCGCCTCAGGCCAGAGCAAGGGGCTGAGCGGACATGGACCAAGCCTCTGAACCACGGCCAGAGTAGCAGCTTTCCCTGCCCCAGGTTGTTCTTTTAGGTCCTTTGGGGACGCAGTGACAAGCTGCCTGGCACTCTGGCACAGCCTGTCAGGCTTCACGGCGGGGAGGGCATGCTGCCCTGAGCAGGCCCAGCTGAGTGCACACAGGTGGTGTGGGCAGAGGTGTCCAGCTCTGGGGAAAGCACAGCCTCCCCTCCTGGGGCCGGGCCATGGACTCTCCACAGTGGTCAGGACTCTGCCCGACTCCCACGTCAGAAACAGAGGAGGCCAGCGTCCTAGCTTTAGCACGCAAGGTGGGAGAGCCCACCCCCCAGTTTTAATGTGCATGTTCAGGAGCAGAGAGGAAGGTCAGTGAGGACAGCCAGGCCAGGACCCCCCTTTCGCAGCTCTGCTCTGGACACCGGTGGTTCACCATGCCACATCATCCGTGCTTTCTGCCAAGCACTGTGCGAGGTGGCTGTCCACGTCCAGCTGGGCCAGCCTGCGAGAGAGAACAGACACAGTCACTCAGCCCCTTCCTAGAGTACTGGCCACAGGACAGGCACCTCCACGCCTCCCCCAGTGCTCCTTAGAGGTCCTGCTGGAGGGGAGCCCAGGGGCCTTCTCCAGGGCTGGTCAGAATGAGAGGCAGGGACATCGACCTCAGGAACCTTGCCCACTGCCACAGAACTGCCTCCAGCCAGAGGCCACAAGGCCCTGgactcctgccccagccccaggggacTCAATGCCTGCCTGGCCACAAAGTGGCCATCATGGGGCTGACCCCGAAAGCCCATCTCCAGGTGGACAGCAGCAGAGATGGGCAGCCTGCCCCCGAGCCTTCCACAGCAGGAGGTCAGGCACGTGGGGGGGCAGGTCTTCCAGGAGCACCGTCAGGGAAGAGCCAGCCCCCTGAGCAGGAAGGCAGGAGCCCCTGCAGGGCACCTCGCCAACCTCACCCAGCGGAGGCCAGCTCAGGCCTGGGATCTGTGTCCCTTTCTTGGgttccagggactgaactcagggtgctttagcactgagccacatccccagcccttttcttatcatttgagacagggtttaagttgctcagggccttgctaagttgcagaggctggcctcgaacttaggatccttctgcctcaagagcctctgggattacagggggcGCCACCGCGCCTGCCTGAGAATGTTCTCTCCCGTGGAAGAAGCCAGCCCCAGGCAGGACTGTCAGCGGGGCCTTCCCTGGACTCCGGGAGGAGGCGGCTCTGGAGCGCTGGCCCCAGGGAGGGGCAGCAGGAGGGAACCCACCAGAGCTGGAGAGCTCAGGGAGGCCCCCGGGCCAGCAGGCACGCTCCATGCTCAGTGTCACCCCACCAGCAGCCCCGGGAGGGAAGGTAGGAGGAGCTCTGGGCAGTGGGTCCCAGCTGTAAATCCAGAGGGTGGCCTGGCAGAGGTGCTCCATAGAGCTGCTGGGGACCATGCCCAGGGACTGAGCAGTGGCTTCAACTAAGACTTGAGCCCAGGTCTTCCTGGAAGCCACATGGCCAGTGTCCCCCTGAAGCAACACACTAGATGTCCACCTGTATGGCCCAGAGTCCACCAGGCTGTAAGCAGAGTGTCCCCTTGCCTCCTGCCACCCGGCTCAGGCTCCCACAGCCTTCCTCCACAGACCAGGCGCTTCCGAATGGGGCGGCGAGCACCGtggtcccctgggctctgctctgtGCCCCTCCCTGTGGCTCCTCTACCCGTCTGTGCAACCATCACAGCCTCCCTTTCACTTCCCACGGCTCCCCTCAGAGCAGGACTCTGAGGTGGCTTCCAGCGGGACCTGGCCTGGGCACGCGCCCGAGGCTGGCTCTCGGATCTGTGCAGCTGGTGCTGGCCTGCCCAGGAGCCGTGCGAAACTGTGAGTCCTAAGGTCCCTCTGGACCTGCTGCTGGCCAACCAGATGCCTGCTCCCTGTCCTACAGACCTCCCAGGACACGGCCTGTATGTGCCAGGCAGATGGCCAGAAAGGCACCTCTCTGCGAGAGGAGACCAAAGGCTGAGTGCCCCTGACCACAACAGGAAGTTCCCTTGCCGAACATGACCCCCGAGACAGCTCCCCTCTGCTCCCAGGTCCTGGTGACCACCAGTGGTTCTCTCTACTGGCAGCCCCCAGTCGAAGTCCCCTAAAGTCCCCAAGAGCTCCTCAGCCCCTCGGGGAACCAGTCCCTCCTCCACATGCCTTCCCCAGACAGTCTGTGAAGACCTGGTCATCCTGTCCGGGGGATTCCGGGCCAGGTACCCTGGACATCTGCCCCGCAGAGCTCTATTTCAGCCTGATGTGTTTTCGAACACTACCATCCTGACCCCATGCTCATGGCTGGACACCCTCAATAAGACCAGAAAGGAGGACCAACGACCACAGGTAACCAGCTGGTCCAGCAGGACGCAGGACAAAGTGGTAGTTCATGTACTGCATCTTAGCAAAAGAAGAGGTTCCACCCCCTTACTTAAGAAAGAGGCACAGACCAGTGGCACCGCCGGTAATCCCAGCCAcaagagaggctgaggcaggaggatcccaagttcaaggccttcGTCAGCTTTAGCAAAACTCTAaacaactttgcaaggccctgtttcaaaatataaagggctggggctcagcagtgcagcgcttgcctagcatgtgtgaggcactgggttcgattcttagcaccacacataaataaatgtcttaaaaaatgaaagttaattgacaactaaagaaaataaataaataaatttttatttttaaataaataaaatgggctgggaatgtagctcagtggttaagcaccccggggtgccatccctagtaccaaaaaaaaaaaagacataaaaatatagtaatttttgtttgtcttggTTACTGGAGaaggaacccaggggtgctctactcctgagcgacacccccagccccttttacatCTGAGACTCAGTCCTGAAAGACTGCATCTGGCAGAAAAAACAAAGCCTTTCTTCTGAAAACCCCACTGGCCCTGGCTACTTCTCCAGGAGACCAGAAGCCCATAGCTTGGCTGGTCCTAGAAGGCCCCTCTGGGCTAGGAATGCTGCACCTGTGACCTGGAACATCTGGGCAGAGGGTGTTCATTGGCCTCCTCCCACAGCACACAGAGCCCGAGCAGGTGGACCCCAGACCTGCACGGCAGGGTCACTGGGTGGTGCCAACCTTCCATCAGTGGCATGTGGCTTTGAAAGGTGATAGCTGGTCCCAGGCCCCCTTTCAGCCTCTCAGCAGGTGTGGTTTTTCACAAAGGGTTGGGTCCCTGGGCCTGCAGGATGGGTGGGGGACTCACCCGGGGCTGAACTCCTTCTGGCACATGGGGCAGCTCTGCAGGGCTGGGGGCCCCTCCACAGACAGCTGCTCCTGGACGCTGGGGGTCCCGCAAGGATCAGGCTCGGGGTGTCCTTTCGGGGACCCAGTGGGGGACTCTGGGTGACACCCAGCCCAGTAGAAGCAGCCCTGGCCTCCCAGGGCAGACGGAAAGGGTGTCCAAGAAAAGGCCTTGGGTCCAACGGTGAAGGTCTCAGGAGGCAAGGTAGGCTCGGGATCAGGCCCAGGTTCCTGCAAAACGAGGTGGCTGGCCATGCCCAGGGGCACCTGGGCCCTCCTGAGCCTGGACCACCCACCTGGCTCTGATGGAGAACCCCCGTAGGTTGCGGCCACACACCTGGCTGGGGAAAGCGGGAAGGGGGGGCAGCAGGTCGCCGGCGTCCAGGGCCTGATCCGAGCTCGCTATGCGCAGCAGCAAGGCCCAGGGTTGGCTCTCGCTGCCCGCCAGGAGAAACCAGGGGCC
This region of Ictidomys tridecemlineatus isolate mIctTri1 chromosome 11, mIctTri1.hap1, whole genome shotgun sequence genomic DNA includes:
- the Faap20 gene encoding Fanconi anemia core complex-associated protein 20 isoform X1, whose translation is MDKGWGAEAGQGEGESGRSSGTLTGQQKAVPVGGRRGEPAKTQQLGAHFRRTASRLGQFSTGPSPAGPGKAGPWKEATTRSTLQSERPLTPRPAGPWAGPWDPASRRRPLVSPGGQREPTLGLAAAHSELGSGPGRRRPAAPPSRFPQPGVWPQPTGVLHQSQVGGPGSGGPRCPWAWPATSFCRNLGLIPSLPCLLRPSPLDPRPFLGHPFRLPWEARAASTGLGVTQSPPLGPRKDTPSLILAGPPASRSSCLWRGPQPCRAAPCARRSSAPGWPSWTWTATSHSAWQKARMMWHGEPPVSRAELRKGGPGLAVLTDLPLCS
- the Faap20 gene encoding Fanconi anemia core complex-associated protein 20 isoform X2; translation: MEAARRRPCGRLNRRRPRSGDGPPGGGPWFLLAGSESQPWALLLRIASSDQALDAGDLLPPLPAFPSQEPGPDPEPTLPPETFTVGPKAFSWTPFPSALGGQGCFYWAGCHPESPTGSPKGHPEPDPCGTPSVQEQLSVEGPPALQSCPMCQKEFSPGLAQLDVDSHLAQCLAESTDDVAW